Part of the Sesamum indicum cultivar Zhongzhi No. 13 unplaced genomic scaffold, S_indicum_v1.0 scaffold00782, whole genome shotgun sequence genome is shown below.
AATTAAGACTTCCATAGgcatcacattttttttttgttttaggaTCTGAATCCATTTGTTATTAAGGATTACTCATTTGCTTTTTGGCTTATGAATCTTAGTGTCAAACTTAAACCCCAGAAAAATGTTTCCTGTTGCTTAAGCTCTTCTATTTCCTCTCAAATTTGATGTCCGTTCAGGTGCCTTTGCCAGAGGAACCAGATACCGAAGATGAAGccgaaataaaaaaatggaagtGGAAAGTCAAAGCTGTGAAAAAGGAGAACAGTGAAAGGCATTCACAGCGGTGTGATACAGAACTGAAACTTGCTGTAAGAAGCTCCTTCATTCAGTTTAGTTGGCACTTGAGATAgttattacatattaatattttgtatttgataGAGTAGGTGGCCAGAAAAATGAAGGATGAAGATGGATTTTACTACCCTCACAATTTAGATTTTCGGGGGCGTGCATATCCAATGCACCCATATTTGAATCACCTTGGCTCTGACCTCTGTCGAGGAATCCTAGAGTTTGCCGAAGGTCGCCCACTTGGCAAGTCAGGCTTACGCTGGTTAAAGATACATTTAGCTAATGTGTATGGTGGTGGCGTTGACAAATTATCGTATGAAGGTCGAGTTTCATTTACTGAAAACCATCTGGGGGATATCTTTGATTCTGCAGATCGGCCTCTTGAAGGGAGGCGATGGTGGTTAGGGGCAGAGGATCCTTTCCAGTGCCTGGCCACTTGCATCAACCTATCTGAAGCATTAAGAAGTCCATGTCCGGAGAGTACAGTCTCCCACATGCCTGTACACCAGGTTAGGTCATTGATTTTTCCTTTGCACTGAGTCTCAAGCATGTCTAACTAAATGCTGGAACGCTCCTTTTCATTTTAGTTCTTCCcctttattattgttataccGATCTATGATTGGAATGTTAAGTCGCTTTAATCaattggaataattacattggCTTCTGCTAAGGTTTgatttgatctaattatacGTAGATCTCTaaggtttgaaaaattgcatttatctCGCCTGTCACTAGCGGTAACTAAAAAACCTAATAGTCTTGATACATTGACTGTTTTGCCCTTCATTATAAATTGTACAAACCTCCCCTGAGGTATACTCGAAATACAGGCACTTTTCCTAAGGTTTGTCATATTGCAATTGCTCCCTTCAGAGTTTTTCTACTTTATAATTAGatcccaaaaattaatatttatcaaataaaatgataaaatatttgaatatttaaaggca
Proteins encoded:
- the LOC105180334 gene encoding DNA-directed RNA polymerase 1B, mitochondrial-like, which encodes MKDEDGFYYPHNLDFRGRAYPMHPYLNHLGSDLCRGILEFAEGRPLGKSGLRWLKIHLANVYGGGVDKLSYEGRVSFTENHLGDIFDSADRPLEGRRWWLGAEDPFQCLATCINLSEALRSPCPESTVSHMPVHQDGSCNGLQHYAALGRDKLGAAAVNLVAGDKPADVYSGIAAR